A genomic window from Sparus aurata chromosome 4, fSpaAur1.1, whole genome shotgun sequence includes:
- the LOC115579729 gene encoding high choriolytic enzyme 1-like — protein sequence MTPSASLLLLLLLGLCQAHPLQEEGGQGEEEEEDPDTMDITSRILTSNNATDEMLLEGDLLAPKTRNAMTCWSQSCLWRKASNGYVMIPFTMSGAFTSWERQKIDRGMKAFHSSTCIRFVPRQNEYDYISVENRGGCFSALGRTGGRQVLSLNKQGCLYHGIIQHEINHALGFQHEQTRSDRDYYVRINWQNIDPNMAYNFYKKNTNNLNTPYDYSSIMHYGRTAFSIQHGRDSITPIPNANVQIGQRQGMSYWDIMRINLLYGC from the coding sequence ATGACTCCCTCtgccagcctgctgctgctgctcctgctcggCCTCTGTCAGGCACATCCTCTCCAGGAGGAAGGAGgccaaggagaagaagaagaagaagacccaGACACCATGGACATCACCAGCAGGATTCTGACCTCCAACAACGCCACCGATGAGATGCTGCTGGAAGGAGACCTGCTGGCTCCCAAGACCAGAAACGCCATGACGTGCTGGTCCCAGAGCTGCCTGTGGAGGAAAGCTTCCAACGGCTACGTGATGATCCCCTTCACCATGAGCGGTGCGTTCACCAGCTGGGAGAGGCAGAAGATCGACAGAGGAATGAAGGCCTTCCACAGCAGCACCTGCATCCGCTTCGTCCCCCGTCAGAACGAGTACGACTACATCAGCGTGGAGAACAGAGGCGGATGTTTCTCCGCTCTGGGCAGAACTGGAGGCAGACAGGTGCTCTCTCTCAACAAGCAGGGCTGCCTCTACCACGGCATCATCCAGCACGAGATCAACCACGCTCTGGGCTTCCAGCACGAACAGACCAGGAGCGACCGCGACTACTACGTCAGGATCAACTGGCAGAACATCGACCCCAACATGGCCTACAACTTCTACAAGAAGAACACCAACAACCTCAACACCCCCTACGACTACTCCTCCATCATGCACTATGGAAGAACAGCCTTCTCCATCCAGCACGGCAGGGACTCCATCACCCCCATCCCCAACGCCAACGTGCAGATCGGCCAGAGGCAGGGCATGTCCTACTGGGACATCATGAGGATCAACCTGCTCTACGGATGCTGA
- the LOC115579975 gene encoding high choriolytic enzyme 1-like has product MTPSASLLLLLLLGLCQAHPLQEEGGQGEEEEEEVPDTMDMTSRILTSNNATDEMLLEGDLLAPKTRNAMTCWSQSCLWRKASNGYVMIPFTMSGAFTSWERQKIDRGMKAFHSSTCIRFVPRQNEYDYISVENRGGCFSALGRTGGRQVLSLNKQGCLYHGIIQHEINHALGFQHEQTRSDRDYYVRINWQNIDPNMAYNFYKKNTNNLNTPYDYSSIMHYGRTAFSIQHGRDSITPIPNANVQIGQRQGMSYWDIMRINLLYGC; this is encoded by the coding sequence ATGACTCCCTCtgccagcctgctgctgctgctcctgctcggCCTCTGTCAGGCACATCCTCTCCAGGAGGAAGGAGgccaaggagaagaagaagaagaagaagtcccaGACACCATGGACATGACCAGCAGGATTCTGACCTCCAACAACGCCACCGATGAGATGCTGCTGGAAGGAGACCTGCTGGCTCCCAAGACCAGAAACGCCATGACGTGCTGGTCCCAGAGCTGCCTGTGGAGGAAAGCTTCCAACGGCTACGTGATGATCCCCTTCACCATGAGCGGTGCGTTCACCAGCTGGGAGAGGCAGAAGATCGACAGAGGAATGAAGGCCTTCCACAGCAGCACCTGCATCCGCTTCGTCCCCCGTCAGAACGAGTACGACTACATCAGCGTGGAGAACAGAGGCGGATGTTTCTCCGCTCTGGGCAGAACTGGAGGCAGACAGGTGCTCTCTCTCAACAAGCAGGGCTGCCTCTACCACGGCATCATCCAGCACGAGATCAACCACGCTCTGGGCTTCCAGCACGAACAGACCAGGAGCGACCGCGACTACTACGTCAGGATCAACTGGCAGAACATCGACCCCAACATGGCCTACAACTTCTACAAGAAGAACACCAACAACCTCAACACCCCCTACGACTACTCCTCCATCATGCACTATGGAAGAACAGCCTTCTCCATCCAGCACGGCAGGGACTCCATCACCCCCATCCCCAACGCCAACGTGCAGATCGGCCAGAGGCAGGGCATGTCCTACTGGGACATCATGAGGATCAACCTGCTCTACGGATGCTGA
- the LOC115579985 gene encoding high choriolytic enzyme 1-like codes for MTPSASLLLLLLLGLCQAHPLQEEGGQGEEEEEEVPDTMDMTSRILTSNNATDEMLLEGDLLAPKTRNAMTCWSQSCLWRKASNGYVMIPFTMSGAFTSWERQKIDRGMKAFHSSTCIRFVPRQNEYDYISVENRGGCFSALGRTGGRQVLSLNKQGCLYHGIIQHEINHALGFQHEQTRSDRDYYVRINWQNIDPNMAYNFYKKNTNNLNTPYDYSSIMHYGRTAFSIQHGRDSITPIPNANVQIGQRQGMSYWDIMRINLLYGC; via the coding sequence ATGACTCCCTCtgccagcctgctgctgctgctcctgctcggCCTCTGTCAGGCACATCCTCTCCAGGAGGAAGGAGgccaaggagaagaagaagaagaagaagtcccaGACACCATGGACATGACCAGCAGGATTCTGACCTCCAACAACGCCACCGATGAGATGCTGCTGGAAGGAGACCTGCTGGCTCCCAAGACCAGAAACGCCATGACGTGCTGGTCCCAGAGCTGCCTGTGGAGGAAAGCTTCCAACGGCTACGTGATGATCCCCTTCACCATGAGCGGTGCGTTCACCAGCTGGGAGAGGCAGAAGATCGACAGAGGAATGAAGGCCTTCCACAGCAGCACCTGCATCCGCTTCGTCCCCCGTCAGAACGAGTACGACTACATCAGCGTGGAGAACAGAGGCGGATGTTTCTCCGCTCTGGGCAGAACTGGAGGCAGACAGGTGCTCTCTCTCAACAAGCAGGGCTGCCTCTACCACGGCATCATCCAGCACGAGATCAACCACGCTCTGGGCTTCCAGCACGAACAGACCAGGAGCGACCGCGACTACTATGTCAGGATCAACTGGCAGAACATCGACCCCAACATGGCCTACAACTTCTACAAGAAGAACACCAACAACCTCAACACCCCCTACGACTACTCCTCCATCATGCACTATGGAAGAACAGCCTTCTCCATCCAGCACGGCAGGGACTCCATCACCCCCATCCCCAACGCCAACGTGCAGATCGGCCAGAGGCAGGGCATGTCCTACTGGGACATCATGAGGATCAACCTGCTCTACGGATGCTGA
- the LOC115579728 gene encoding high choriolytic enzyme 1-like, translating into MTPSASLLLLLLLGLCQAHPLQEEGGQGEEEEEVPDTMDITSRILTSNNATDEMLLEGDLLAPKTRNAMTCWSQSCLWRKASNGYVMIPFTMSGAFTSWERQKIDRGMKAFHSSTCIRFVPRQNEYDYISVENRGGCFSALGRTGGRQVLSLNKQGCLYHGIIQHEINHALGFQHEQTRSDRDYYVRINWQNIDPNMAYNFYKKNTNNLNTPYDYSSIMHYGRTAFSIQHGRDSITPIPNANVQIGQRQGMSYWDIMRINLLYGC; encoded by the coding sequence ATGACTCCCTCtgccagcctgctgctgctgctcctgctcggCCTCTGTCAGGCACATCCTCTCCAGGAGGAAGGAGgccaaggagaagaagaagaagaagtcccaGACACCATGGACATCACCAGCAGGATTCTGACCTCCAACAACGCCACCGATGAGATGCTGCTGGAAGGAGACCTGCTGGCTCCCAAGACCAGAAACGCCATGACGTGCTGGTCCCAGAGCTGCCTGTGGAGGAAAGCTTCCAACGGCTACGTGATGATCCCCTTCACCATGAGCGGTGCGTTCACCAGCTGGGAGAGGCAGAAGATCGACAGAGGAATGAAGGCCTTCCACAGCAGCACCTGCATCCGCTTCGTCCCCCGTCAGAACGAGTACGACTACATCAGCGTGGAGAACAGAGGCGGATGTTTCTCCGCTCTGGGCAGAACTGGAGGCAGACAGGTGCTCTCTCTCAACAAGCAGGGCTGCCTCTACCACGGCATCATCCAGCACGAGATCAACCACGCTCTGGGCTTCCAGCACGAACAGACCAGGAGCGACCGCGACTACTACGTCAGGATCAACTGGCAGAACATCGACCCCAACATGGCCTACAACTTCTACAAGAAGAACACCAACAACCTCAACACCCCCTACGACTACTCCTCCATCATGCACTATGGAAGAACAGCCTTCTCCATCCAGCACGGCAGGGACTCCATCACCCCCATCCCCAACGCCAACGTGCAGATCGGCCAGAGGCAGGGCATGTCCTACTGGGACATCATGAGGATCAACCTGCTCTACGGATGCTGA